The following are from one region of the Amycolatopsis sp. QT-25 genome:
- a CDS encoding Asp23/Gls24 family envelope stress response protein — protein sequence MTVPPAPEDRGTLTIAPAVVRKIAQHAADQVGGTTRAERRIAGLGLGTHGASAKVGGEGNDVDLVLDVALHYPAPVRRIVGDLRAKVTEEVERITSYQVRDVSVTVSALLPDIAPRVR from the coding sequence ATGACCGTCCCGCCCGCACCGGAGGATCGCGGCACCCTCACCATCGCGCCCGCCGTGGTCCGCAAGATCGCGCAGCACGCCGCGGACCAGGTCGGCGGGACCACCCGTGCCGAGCGGCGGATCGCCGGGCTCGGGTTGGGAACCCACGGCGCGAGCGCGAAGGTCGGCGGCGAGGGCAACGACGTCGACCTCGTGCTGGACGTGGCGTTGCACTATCCGGCGCCGGTGCGGCGGATCGTCGGCGATCTGCGTGCCAAGGTCACCGAAGAGGTCGAGCGGATCACCTCGTACCAGGTCCGGGACGTCTCGGTGACGGTCTCCGCGCTCCTGCCCGACATCGCGCCCCGCGTCCGTTGA
- a CDS encoding Asp23/Gls24 family envelope stress response protein, which translates to MAQPSASRPDTLVTGSSLNEEGAAGKTTISSVVVQKVAGIATREVTGIHALGGGVSRAFGAIRERIPGSGTVTTSGVSVEVGEKQAAIDLDVVVEYGARIVDVARAVRRNVIGQVEQITGLEVIEVNIAVNDIHLPDENGGETEISRVE; encoded by the coding sequence ATGGCGCAGCCGAGCGCGAGCAGGCCCGACACCCTGGTCACGGGGTCGTCCCTCAACGAGGAAGGAGCCGCCGGCAAGACCACGATCTCGTCGGTGGTGGTGCAGAAGGTGGCGGGCATCGCCACCCGCGAGGTGACCGGGATCCACGCGCTGGGCGGCGGGGTCTCGCGGGCCTTCGGCGCGATCCGCGAGCGCATCCCCGGTTCCGGCACGGTCACCACGTCCGGTGTCTCGGTCGAGGTCGGCGAGAAGCAGGCCGCGATCGACCTCGACGTGGTCGTCGAGTACGGCGCGCGCATCGTCGACGTCGCGCGGGCGGTGCGCCGCAACGTGATCGGCCAGGTCGAGCAGATCACCGGCCTCGAGGTGATCGAGGTCAACATCGCGGTCAACGACATCCACCTGCCCGACGAGAACGGCGGCGAGACCGAGATCTCGCGGGTCGAGTGA
- a CDS encoding sigma-70 family RNA polymerase sigma factor, translating to MNETAPVPDEELAARAAAGDHGAFDTLVRRHTARMYRVALRITGSASEAEDVVQEAWLSAWRALPRFRYESAVSTWLYRVTTNGALGQVRRRKPTVPLDEGDAGVVPGPEGQVVRAEQVGTVLRAIAELDVGQRIPLILREFEGMTYDEVAEVLEVSVPALRARLHRARVALLAKLGDNFRSGER from the coding sequence GTGAACGAGACCGCGCCGGTTCCGGACGAGGAACTGGCGGCCCGCGCCGCCGCCGGGGACCACGGCGCCTTCGACACCTTGGTCCGGCGGCACACGGCCAGGATGTACCGCGTGGCGCTGCGGATCACCGGCAGCGCGTCGGAAGCCGAGGACGTCGTCCAGGAGGCCTGGCTCTCCGCGTGGCGGGCGCTGCCCCGGTTCCGGTACGAGTCCGCGGTGTCCACCTGGCTCTACCGGGTGACGACGAACGGCGCGCTCGGCCAGGTCCGCCGCCGGAAACCGACCGTGCCGCTCGACGAGGGCGACGCGGGGGTCGTGCCCGGCCCGGAGGGTCAGGTGGTGCGGGCCGAGCAGGTCGGCACGGTCCTGCGCGCGATCGCCGAACTGGACGTCGGCCAGCGGATTCCGCTGATTCTGCGAGAATTCGAGGGGATGACCTACGACGAGGTGGCCGAGGTTCTGGAAGTCAGCGTGCCCGCTTTGCGCGCCCGCCTTCACCGCGCCAGGGTCGCGTTGCTGGCGAAACTCGGTGACAACTTCCGATCCGGGGAACGGTGA
- a CDS encoding pyrimidine reductase family protein, whose amino-acid sequence MQLLWPTTPAEPVSDADLERLYGYPEDMTALTRPWVQVNFVSSADGAAAVDELSEGLSHPADKRIFLLGRLLSDVILVGAGTARAEGYRGARVAPERAARRVSLGLSEVPPIAVVTRSGELDPEGPLFTDTKVSPIVVTTEKAPRAALERAGAEVLVAGVEDVDLHRALDLLGARGLRRVDCEGGPTLFAELIAADLVDQLCLTVAPLLAGAGESRIAHGRPAPEPRRMDLASALFEDGFTMLRYRRRESG is encoded by the coding sequence GTGCAGCTTTTGTGGCCAACGACACCGGCGGAACCCGTCTCCGACGCCGACCTCGAGCGGCTCTACGGGTACCCCGAGGACATGACCGCCTTGACCCGTCCCTGGGTCCAGGTCAACTTCGTCAGCTCCGCCGACGGCGCGGCGGCGGTCGACGAGCTGTCCGAGGGGCTTTCGCACCCCGCGGACAAACGGATCTTCCTGCTGGGGCGGCTGCTTTCCGACGTGATCCTGGTCGGCGCGGGCACGGCCCGCGCCGAGGGCTACCGCGGCGCGCGCGTCGCTCCCGAACGCGCGGCCCGCCGGGTTTCGCTGGGGCTGTCCGAGGTTCCGCCGATCGCGGTGGTGACCCGTTCCGGTGAACTCGACCCCGAGGGCCCGTTGTTCACCGACACCAAGGTCTCGCCGATCGTCGTCACCACCGAGAAGGCGCCCCGAGCGGCGCTGGAACGCGCGGGAGCCGAGGTGCTCGTCGCCGGGGTCGAAGACGTCGACCTCCATCGGGCGCTCGACCTGCTGGGTGCGCGCGGACTGCGCCGGGTCGACTGCGAGGGCGGGCCGACGCTGTTCGCCGAGCTGATCGCGGCCGACCTCGTCGACCAGCTGTGCCTGACCGTCGCCCCGCTGCTGGCGGGCGCGGGCGAGAGCCGGATCGCCCACGGCCGCCCCGCCCCGGAACCGCGCCGGATGGACCTCGCGTCCGCGCTGTTCGAAGACGGCTTCACCATGCTGCGTTATCGCCGCCGGGAGAGCGGGTGA
- the zapE gene encoding cell division protein ZapE, whose translation MPARLIDRRPELSADELITALVPPPRFDAVRFSTYVPDPDEPSQAEAVATGSAFAKRVAEAANRKPKSKLRALFGGGDEAPSGSMGLYLDGGFGVGKTHLLASTWHETPSPKAYGTFVELTHLVGALGFAEAVRRLSEHRFLAIDEFELDDPGDTMLVTRLLQELISAGVFVAATSNTLPDKLGEGRFAAADFLREIQSLSARFGVCRVDGPDYRHRGLPDAPPPATAEELEASAAAHPGSTVDDFDALCDHLGGLHPSRYGRLLDGVTRVHLRDIHPVPDQNVGLRLVAFADRLYDRAIPLVVSGEPVPDLFTEEMVNGGYRKKYLRAVSRLTALARDAVQPR comes from the coding sequence ATGCCCGCCCGCCTGATCGATCGCCGTCCGGAGCTGTCCGCCGACGAGCTGATCACCGCGCTCGTCCCACCGCCCCGGTTCGACGCGGTCCGGTTCTCCACCTACGTGCCCGATCCGGACGAGCCGAGCCAGGCCGAGGCCGTCGCCACCGGCAGCGCGTTCGCGAAGCGCGTGGCCGAAGCGGCGAACCGGAAACCGAAGTCGAAGCTGCGCGCGTTGTTCGGCGGCGGGGACGAGGCGCCGTCCGGGTCGATGGGGCTCTATCTCGACGGCGGCTTCGGCGTCGGCAAGACGCACCTGCTCGCTTCGACGTGGCACGAAACCCCGTCACCCAAGGCATACGGGACCTTCGTGGAGCTGACCCACCTCGTCGGCGCCCTGGGTTTCGCCGAGGCGGTGCGGCGGCTCTCCGAACACCGGTTCCTCGCGATCGACGAGTTCGAACTCGACGACCCCGGCGACACCATGCTCGTCACCCGCCTGCTGCAGGAGCTGATCTCGGCGGGCGTCTTCGTGGCGGCGACCTCCAACACGCTGCCCGACAAACTCGGCGAGGGCAGGTTCGCCGCGGCGGACTTCCTGCGCGAGATCCAGTCGTTGTCCGCGCGGTTCGGCGTCTGCCGGGTCGACGGCCCGGACTATCGCCACCGCGGCCTGCCGGACGCGCCGCCGCCCGCGACCGCGGAGGAGCTGGAAGCCTCCGCCGCCGCGCATCCCGGGTCCACGGTGGACGATTTCGACGCGTTGTGCGACCACCTCGGCGGGCTGCACCCTTCGCGCTACGGCAGGCTTCTCGACGGCGTGACCCGGGTACACCTGCGCGACATCCACCCGGTTCCCGACCAGAACGTCGGACTGCGGCTGGTCGCCTTCGCCGACCGGCTCTACGACCGCGCCATCCCGCTGGTGGTCTCGGGTGAGCCGGTGCCGGACCTGTTCACCGAGGAGATGGTGAACGGCGGCTACCGCAAGAAGTACCTGCGCGCGGTCAGCCGTCTGACGGCACTGGCGCGCGACGCCGTGCAGCCCAGGTGA
- a CDS encoding phosphatase PAP2 family protein — MNGRAPYGLVAVTCAVIMVVLGMLVSGQRQSGPDELAVRWVERIFGPDTALLRLLVSPTEAYVLIPVAVLTAVLCLVGGRQPEAVLTMVAPLVAILVNTWVLKPLFGRWKYTYLAYPSGHTVALVAVLTVLVLLARPGVATGVIAVVGVVVLGGVTIGMIGLGYHYLTDVVGGTLFAVATVCATWVLLTWAARRRAPVPSDG; from the coding sequence ATGAACGGAAGAGCGCCGTACGGGCTGGTCGCGGTCACCTGCGCGGTGATCATGGTCGTGCTCGGGATGCTGGTCTCGGGCCAAAGGCAGTCCGGCCCCGACGAGCTCGCCGTCAGGTGGGTGGAGCGCATCTTCGGCCCCGACACGGCCCTTCTCCGGCTGCTGGTGTCGCCGACCGAGGCCTACGTCCTCATCCCGGTCGCGGTCCTCACCGCCGTTCTCTGCCTGGTCGGCGGTCGCCAGCCCGAAGCGGTGCTGACCATGGTCGCCCCGCTCGTCGCGATCCTCGTGAACACCTGGGTGCTCAAGCCGCTCTTCGGCCGCTGGAAATACACCTACCTCGCCTACCCGAGCGGGCATACCGTCGCGCTGGTCGCGGTGCTGACCGTACTCGTCCTGCTCGCCCGTCCCGGGGTCGCGACGGGCGTGATCGCGGTCGTGGGCGTGGTGGTGCTCGGCGGGGTCACGATCGGCATGATCGGCCTCGGCTACCACTACCTGACCGACGTCGTGGGCGGCACGCTGTTCGCCGTCGCGACCGTCTGCGCGACATGGGTGCTGCTCACCTGGGCTGCACGGCGTCGCGCGCCAGTGCCGTCAGACGGCTGA
- a CDS encoding DUF2252 domain-containing protein — MGDEREWVERPLVGTETVSPEDWSARGKALRAEAPTSAHDHAAAGEGRPSVAEFFTRSNEGRLPELVELRRERMLASPFTFYRGTAGLMAADLAGSPSSGLTAQLCGDAHAANFGLYGTPEGQIVMDINDFDESVPGPWEWDLKRLAASLVLAGRESGIGESGCREAAEDAAKSYRRTIRGLAELPFLRSWNALPDASVLSEVKAHDLIDDFEEAAEKARKNTSAKVTAKWTRRIDDHETGLERHRFVEDPPVLTHVDDVTVEAVVTGLVSYVDTLRESRRTLISRYRVSDVAFRVVGTGSVGLRSYVALLHGNSGEDLVLQVKQANPSALAPYLGLASPEHEGRRIVEGARLVQAETDILLGWTTIDGMPYIVRQFRNLKGDIDPAELKKDHLDDYGRLAGALLARAHARSLHPRMLAGYFEDDEALDEAIGAYAARYADQTEADFAAFAAL; from the coding sequence ATGGGAGACGAGCGGGAATGGGTGGAGCGGCCACTGGTCGGCACCGAGACGGTGTCGCCGGAGGACTGGTCCGCCAGGGGCAAGGCGCTGCGAGCCGAGGCGCCGACGTCCGCGCACGATCACGCGGCGGCCGGCGAGGGCCGGCCGAGCGTGGCGGAATTCTTCACGCGAAGCAACGAAGGCCGTCTGCCGGAGCTGGTGGAACTGCGGCGCGAGCGCATGCTCGCGTCGCCGTTCACCTTCTACCGCGGCACCGCCGGGCTGATGGCCGCGGATCTGGCGGGTTCGCCGTCGTCCGGGCTGACGGCGCAGCTCTGCGGGGACGCGCATGCCGCGAACTTCGGGCTGTACGGCACGCCCGAGGGCCAGATCGTCATGGACATCAACGACTTCGACGAATCCGTGCCGGGCCCGTGGGAGTGGGACCTCAAACGGCTCGCCGCGAGCCTCGTCCTGGCCGGACGCGAAAGCGGCATCGGCGAGTCGGGCTGCCGTGAGGCCGCCGAGGACGCGGCCAAGTCGTACCGGCGTACGATCCGGGGCCTGGCGGAACTGCCGTTCCTGCGGTCGTGGAACGCGCTGCCGGACGCGTCGGTGCTGAGCGAGGTCAAGGCGCACGACCTGATCGACGACTTCGAGGAAGCGGCCGAGAAGGCGCGGAAGAACACCAGCGCCAAGGTCACCGCGAAATGGACCCGGCGGATCGACGACCACGAGACCGGTCTCGAACGGCACCGGTTCGTCGAAGACCCGCCGGTGCTCACCCACGTCGACGACGTGACGGTGGAAGCGGTCGTCACCGGTTTGGTTTCCTATGTGGACACCCTGCGGGAGTCGCGGCGGACGCTGATCTCGCGGTACCGGGTGTCCGACGTGGCCTTCCGGGTGGTCGGCACCGGCAGCGTGGGCCTGCGCAGCTACGTCGCGCTGCTGCACGGGAACTCCGGCGAAGACCTCGTCCTGCAAGTGAAGCAGGCCAACCCGTCGGCGTTGGCGCCGTATCTCGGGCTGGCTTCGCCGGAGCACGAGGGCCGCCGGATCGTCGAGGGCGCGCGGCTCGTGCAGGCCGAGACCGACATCCTGCTCGGCTGGACGACCATCGACGGTATGCCGTACATCGTGCGGCAGTTCCGGAACCTCAAGGGCGACATCGATCCGGCGGAACTGAAGAAGGACCACCTCGACGACTACGGCCGCCTGGCGGGCGCGTTGCTGGCGCGGGCACACGCACGGTCACTGCATCCGCGGATGCTGGCGGGGTACTTCGAGGACGACGAAGCCCTCGACGAGGCCATCGGGGCTTACGCCGCGCGCTACGCGGATCAGACCGAAGCGGACTTCGCCGCTTTCGCCGCTCTCTGA
- the rocD gene encoding ornithine--oxo-acid transaminase yields MTTADFIALDEQWSTHNYHPLPVVIATAEGASVTDVEGKTYLDFLSGYSALNFGHRHPGLIAAAVEQFGRVTLTSRAFHHDQLGLFCRELAELTGTEMTLPMNSGAEAVESAVKIARKWAYRVKGVPDGSAEIIVAGSNFHGRTTTIVSFSTDETARADFGPFTPGFVTVKYGDAEALRDAVTERTAAILLEPVQGEAGVIVPPAGYFAEVRRLCDEHGVLLIADEIQSGLARTGTVLALDHEGVRADVYTLGKALGGGIMPVSAVVGGKDVLGVLRPGEHGSTFGGNPVACAIGRAVVGLLKTGEFQERSRELGAHLHSRLGELVGNGLAEVRGRGLWAGIDIAPGGPTGREASTALAERGVLCKETHDHTLRIAPPLVITREELDRGIDVITEVVRTR; encoded by the coding sequence ATGACGACCGCCGACTTCATCGCGCTCGACGAGCAGTGGAGCACCCACAACTACCACCCCCTGCCCGTGGTGATCGCCACCGCCGAGGGCGCTTCGGTCACCGACGTCGAAGGCAAGACCTACCTCGACTTCCTCTCCGGCTACTCGGCGCTGAACTTCGGGCATCGCCACCCCGGGCTCATCGCCGCCGCGGTCGAACAGTTCGGCCGGGTGACGCTGACCTCCCGCGCCTTCCACCACGACCAGCTCGGGCTGTTCTGCCGGGAGCTCGCCGAGCTGACCGGCACCGAGATGACCCTGCCGATGAACTCCGGTGCGGAAGCCGTCGAGTCCGCGGTGAAGATCGCCAGGAAGTGGGCGTATCGCGTCAAGGGCGTCCCCGACGGGTCCGCGGAGATCATCGTCGCCGGCTCGAACTTCCACGGCCGGACGACGACCATCGTGTCCTTCTCCACCGACGAGACCGCGCGCGCCGACTTCGGCCCGTTCACCCCCGGCTTCGTCACGGTCAAGTACGGTGACGCCGAAGCGCTGCGCGACGCCGTCACCGAACGCACCGCCGCGATCCTGCTGGAGCCGGTGCAGGGCGAGGCGGGCGTGATCGTGCCGCCTGCCGGCTACTTCGCCGAGGTGCGGCGGCTGTGCGACGAGCACGGCGTCCTGCTGATCGCCGACGAGATCCAGTCCGGTCTCGCCCGCACCGGCACCGTCCTCGCGCTCGACCACGAAGGCGTCCGCGCCGACGTCTACACCCTGGGCAAGGCGCTCGGCGGCGGCATCATGCCGGTGTCGGCGGTGGTCGGCGGCAAGGACGTGCTCGGCGTGCTGCGCCCGGGTGAGCACGGCTCCACCTTCGGCGGGAACCCGGTCGCCTGCGCGATCGGACGGGCCGTGGTCGGGCTGCTGAAGACCGGCGAGTTCCAGGAGCGCTCGCGGGAACTGGGCGCCCATCTGCACTCGCGGCTCGGCGAACTGGTCGGCAACGGGCTCGCCGAGGTCCGCGGGCGCGGGCTCTGGGCGGGGATCGACATCGCGCCCGGCGGGCCGACCGGCCGGGAGGCGTCCACCGCGCTGGCCGAACGCGGCGTGCTGTGCAAGGAGACGCACGACCACACGCTGCGGATCGCGCCGCCGCTGGTGATCACGCGCGAAGAACTCGACCGCGGTATCGACGTCATCACGGAGGTCGTCAGGACCCGGTGA
- a CDS encoding PPK2 family polyphosphate kinase, which translates to MAKKDTVSVRDTLRIGKGTERHDPGSFPVGPHKKLKGLEDLAAAGGRLAALQEALYAEGVGGGNRSVLLVLQGMDTSGKGGTVGHVLGLVNPMGVRYAGFKKPTAAERRHHYLWRIRKQLPAPGQIGVFDRSQYEDILVPRVQKLVPAEEWRKRYAEINAFEQELTEAGTTMVKVFLDISPEEQLKRLKARLENPAKWWKYDPADLDARARWNDYQKAYADIFAKTSTAAAPWYAVPADRKWYRNWLIARLLIETIEEMDPKFPPAGFDPKTELEKLEGIGVSG; encoded by the coding sequence ATGGCGAAAAAGGACACCGTCTCCGTCCGGGACACGTTGCGGATCGGCAAGGGGACCGAGCGGCACGATCCGGGCTCGTTCCCGGTCGGGCCGCATAAGAAGCTCAAGGGGCTCGAAGATCTCGCCGCCGCCGGAGGCAGGCTCGCCGCACTGCAGGAGGCCCTCTACGCGGAGGGTGTCGGCGGTGGAAACCGCAGCGTCCTGCTGGTCCTGCAGGGGATGGACACCTCCGGCAAGGGCGGCACGGTGGGTCACGTCCTCGGCCTGGTCAACCCGATGGGCGTACGGTACGCGGGGTTCAAGAAGCCCACCGCGGCCGAGCGGCGTCACCACTATCTGTGGCGGATCCGCAAACAGCTCCCCGCGCCGGGGCAGATCGGCGTCTTCGACCGTTCCCAGTACGAGGACATCCTGGTGCCGCGTGTGCAGAAGCTGGTGCCCGCCGAGGAATGGCGCAAGCGCTACGCCGAGATCAACGCGTTCGAGCAGGAGCTGACCGAGGCCGGGACGACGATGGTGAAGGTCTTCCTCGACATCTCGCCGGAGGAGCAGCTGAAGCGCCTCAAGGCGAGGCTGGAGAATCCGGCGAAGTGGTGGAAGTACGACCCCGCCGACCTCGACGCGCGTGCCCGGTGGAACGACTACCAGAAGGCCTACGCCGACATCTTCGCCAAGACCTCCACGGCGGCCGCGCCCTGGTACGCCGTCCCGGCCGACCGCAAGTGGTACCGCAACTGGCTGATCGCCCGGCTGCTGATCGAGACGATCGAGGAGATGGACCCGAAGTTCCCGCCTGCCGGCTTCGATCCCAAGACGGAGCTCGAGAAGCTGGAAGGCATTGGCGTCTCCGGTTGA
- a CDS encoding alpha/beta fold hydrolase codes for MTDTSLEDLPFLRRQARTQRFTLGAPKEFKVAPDGSRILFLRSESGTDPRHSLWSFDVASGEETKLVDAAELLAGEEDLPPEERARRERSRETGGGVVGYAVDDAFTVAAFSLSGKLHTLDLATGAVSVLVDGSVVDPRPSPDGTRVAYVRDRRLRVIDRATGEDRVLVGEDSEDGEDIAWGLAEFIAAEEMGRTRGYWWAPDGKSLLVERSDRANVPRWTIADPANPQSAANVVAYPAAGTTNADVTLAILGLDGSRVDVTKTDWEYLAAVHWSAAGKPLLSVQSRDQRNLEIQAVDPADGSVEVLHTETDEHWVELAAGVPAWTADGRLVRESAADGDHRLVVDGVAVTPHGLQVRSVLHVGDEVLFSASEADPTQIHVFRTEGGELRRLSTEDGVHVGSGNASLAVLSSWSLERSGPVVTVVSGEKTVARIGSHTVDPDVVPNLTWLTLGERGLRAALVLPTGYEESEGKLPVLLDPYGGPHAQRVLQTRNAFLTPQWLADQGFAVLVADGRGTPGRGSAWEKEIAGDLADVTLADQVDALHAAAALHPELDLDRVAIRGWSYGGYLSALAVLRRPDVFHAGVAGAPVTDWSLYDTHYTERYLGLPQKETAAYEHNSLIAGAGDLSRALLIVHGLADDNVFVAHSLRLSSALLAKGRAHVFLPLAGATHMTPQAEEVAENLMRTQVDWIVRELSGAVVKSEENA; via the coding sequence GTGACCGACACCAGCCTCGAAGATCTCCCGTTCCTCCGCCGCCAGGCCCGTACCCAGCGCTTCACCCTCGGCGCGCCGAAAGAGTTCAAGGTCGCCCCGGACGGTTCCCGCATCCTGTTCCTGCGGTCCGAGTCCGGCACCGATCCCCGGCACAGCCTGTGGTCGTTCGACGTCGCGTCGGGCGAGGAAACGAAGCTGGTCGACGCGGCCGAACTGCTGGCCGGTGAAGAGGACCTGCCGCCCGAGGAGCGTGCCCGCCGCGAGCGCAGCCGGGAAACCGGTGGTGGTGTGGTCGGCTACGCGGTCGATGACGCCTTCACCGTCGCCGCGTTCTCGCTGTCGGGCAAGCTCCACACCCTCGACCTGGCCACCGGCGCGGTGTCGGTGCTGGTCGACGGGTCGGTCGTCGACCCGCGGCCCAGTCCGGACGGCACCCGGGTCGCCTACGTCCGGGACAGGCGGCTGCGGGTGATCGACCGCGCCACCGGTGAGGACCGCGTGCTCGTCGGTGAAGACAGCGAGGACGGCGAGGACATCGCGTGGGGGCTCGCGGAGTTCATCGCGGCGGAGGAGATGGGCCGCACGCGGGGCTACTGGTGGGCTCCGGACGGGAAGAGCCTGCTGGTCGAACGCTCCGATCGCGCGAACGTGCCGCGCTGGACGATCGCCGATCCGGCCAACCCGCAGTCGGCGGCCAACGTCGTCGCCTACCCGGCGGCGGGGACCACGAACGCGGACGTCACGCTGGCGATCCTCGGGCTCGACGGCTCGCGCGTCGACGTCACGAAGACGGACTGGGAGTACCTCGCCGCGGTGCACTGGTCGGCGGCCGGCAAGCCGCTGCTGTCCGTGCAGTCGCGTGACCAGCGGAACCTCGAGATCCAGGCGGTCGACCCGGCGGACGGTTCGGTCGAGGTCCTGCACACCGAGACCGACGAGCACTGGGTCGAGCTCGCGGCCGGTGTCCCGGCGTGGACCGCCGACGGCCGCCTGGTCCGGGAGAGCGCCGCCGACGGCGACCACCGGCTGGTCGTCGACGGGGTCGCCGTCACCCCGCACGGGCTCCAGGTGCGCTCGGTTCTGCACGTCGGCGACGAAGTGCTGTTCAGCGCGTCGGAAGCCGATCCGACGCAGATCCACGTCTTCCGCACCGAGGGCGGCGAGCTGCGCCGTCTGTCCACTGAGGATGGTGTGCACGTCGGCTCCGGGAACGCTTCGCTGGCCGTGCTCTCGTCGTGGAGCCTGGAGCGCAGCGGCCCGGTGGTGACCGTCGTCTCCGGAGAGAAGACGGTGGCGCGTATCGGTTCCCACACCGTCGACCCGGACGTCGTGCCGAACCTGACCTGGCTGACGCTGGGGGAGCGGGGCCTGCGCGCCGCGCTGGTGCTGCCGACCGGATACGAAGAGAGCGAAGGCAAGCTCCCGGTGCTGCTCGATCCGTACGGCGGCCCGCACGCCCAGCGTGTCCTGCAGACCCGCAACGCCTTCCTGACCCCGCAATGGCTCGCGGACCAGGGCTTCGCGGTGCTGGTCGCCGACGGGCGCGGGACGCCCGGCCGGGGTTCCGCGTGGGAAAAGGAGATCGCGGGCGACCTCGCCGACGTCACCCTCGCCGACCAGGTCGACGCCCTGCACGCGGCGGCGGCACTGCATCCGGAACTGGATCTGGACCGGGTCGCGATCCGCGGCTGGTCCTACGGCGGCTATCTGTCCGCGCTGGCCGTACTGCGCCGCCCCGACGTCTTCCACGCCGGTGTCGCGGGCGCGCCGGTGACCGACTGGTCGTTGTACGACACGCATTACACCGAGCGTTACCTCGGGCTTCCGCAGAAGGAAACGGCCGCGTACGAACACAACTCGCTGATCGCCGGGGCCGGCGACCTTTCGCGGGCGCTGCTGATCGTGCACGGGCTGGCCGACGACAACGTCTTCGTCGCCCACTCGTTGCGCTTGTCGTCGGCCTTGCTGGCCAAGGGACGCGCGCACGTGTTCCTGCCGCTGGCCGGCGCGACGCATATGACGCCGCAAGCCGAAGAGGTCGCGGAGAACCTGATGCGCACGCAGGTGGACTGGATCGTGCGTGAGCTGTCCGGCGCCGTGGTCAAGAGCGAGGAGAACGCATGA
- a CDS encoding LLM class F420-dependent oxidoreductase has product MKRWGITIPLTGVPLAAHEELVRELPDLGYTDAWSAETAGNDAFTPLVLASQWAPRLRLGTAIVPVYTRGPGLLAMSAATVAELAPGRFVLGIGASSPVIVKNWNAAEFEAPFARSRDTLRFLRSALAGEKVTEEYETFSVGKFRLERPADPPPSIMLAALRPGMLRLAAKEADGAITNWLAASDVPKVRAELGPDTELAARIFVCPTEDEAAARGLGRMLISSYLTVPVYAAFHDWLGRGDALAPMHEAWAAGDRQKANQVIPDEVVDDLIVHGSLDSCREQVQSYVDNGLTTPIIALLPTGEDPFAQVRGLAPRS; this is encoded by the coding sequence ATGAAACGGTGGGGCATCACCATTCCGCTGACCGGGGTGCCGCTCGCGGCCCACGAGGAGCTGGTGCGCGAGTTGCCGGATCTCGGCTACACCGACGCGTGGTCGGCCGAGACGGCGGGCAACGACGCCTTCACCCCGTTGGTACTGGCCTCGCAGTGGGCACCGCGGCTGCGGCTGGGCACCGCGATCGTGCCGGTGTACACGCGCGGGCCCGGTCTGCTGGCGATGAGCGCGGCGACCGTCGCGGAACTGGCGCCCGGCCGGTTCGTGCTCGGCATCGGCGCGTCGTCGCCGGTGATCGTGAAGAACTGGAACGCCGCCGAGTTCGAAGCCCCGTTCGCCCGCTCCCGGGACACCCTGCGGTTCCTGCGGTCGGCGCTGGCGGGGGAGAAGGTCACCGAGGAGTACGAGACCTTCTCCGTCGGCAAGTTCCGGCTGGAGCGGCCCGCCGACCCGCCGCCGTCGATCATGCTCGCCGCGCTGCGGCCGGGCATGCTGCGGCTGGCCGCGAAGGAGGCCGACGGTGCCATCACCAACTGGCTCGCCGCCTCCGACGTGCCGAAGGTGCGTGCCGAGCTCGGCCCGGACACGGAACTCGCCGCTCGGATCTTCGTGTGCCCCACCGAGGACGAGGCCGCGGCGCGCGGCCTCGGCCGGATGCTCATCTCGAGTTACCTGACCGTGCCGGTGTACGCGGCGTTCCACGACTGGCTCGGCCGCGGCGACGCCCTCGCGCCGATGCACGAGGCGTGGGCCGCGGGCGACCGGCAGAAGGCGAACCAGGTCATCCCGGACGAGGTCGTCGACGACCTGATCGTCCACGGCAGCCTCGACTCCTGTCGCGAGCAGGTGCAGTCCTACGTGGACAACGGGCTGACGACGCCGATCATCGCGCTGCTGCCGACGGGTGAGGATCCGTTCGCTCAGGTGCGAGGGCTGGCTCCGCGGTCCTGA